The Strix aluco isolate bStrAlu1 chromosome 1, bStrAlu1.hap1, whole genome shotgun sequence genome has a window encoding:
- the MOS gene encoding proto-oncogene serine/threonine-protein kinase mos — protein sequence MPSPIPLNCFLPLEFSPSADLRPCSSPLVIPGKDRKNFLGGTPSVRTRRLPPRLSWCSIDWEQLCLLQPLGSGGFGSVYKATYHGATVAVKQVKKSSKNRLASRQSFWGELNVARLQHSNVVRVVAASTCAPASQNSLGTIIMEYVGNITLHHVIYGTGDVWGQGEDDEGGCERKALSMEETVCYSCDIMTGLAFLHSQGIVHLDLKPANIFITEQGVCKIGDFGCSQKLEEGLSQSPHVCQQGGTYTHRAPELLKGERVTAKADIYSFAITLWQIVMREQPYLGERQYVLYAVVAYNLRPSLAAAVFHESPVGQRLQSIISCCWKANVEERLSAAQLLPSLRALQGSL from the coding sequence aTGCCATCACCCATTCCTcttaattgttttcttcctttggagTTTTCCCCATCTGCGGATTTGCGACCCTGCAGCAGCCCCTTAGTTATCCCtggcaaagacagaaaaaacttcCTGGGGGGAACTCCTTCAGTCAGGACTCGCCGCTTGCCTCCACGCCTGTCCTGGTGCTCCATTGactgggagcagctctgcctcctgcagcccctAGGCTCTGGGGGCTTTGGTTCTGTCTACAAAGCCACCTACCATGGTGCAACTGTGGCTGTAAAGCAGGTGAAGAAGAGCAGCAAAAACCGGCTAGCGTCACGACAGAGCTTCTGGGGTGAGCTGAACGTAGCCCGGCTACAGCACAGTAACGTGGTACGTGTGGTGGCTGCCAGCACGTGTGCCCCGGCCAGCCAGAACAGCCTGGGCACCATCATTATGGAGTATGTGGGCAACATCACCCTGCACCATGTAATTTATGGCACTGGTGACGTGTGGGGACAGGGTGAGGATGATGAAGGAGGATGTGAAAGGAAGGCCCTGAGCATGGAAGAGACTGTGTGCTATTCCTGTGATATTATGACTGGCTTAGCCTTTCTGCACTCGCAGGGCATTGTGCACTTGGACCTGAAGCCTGCAAACATCTTCATCACCGAGCAGGGAGTGTGCAAGATTGGAGACTTTGGGTGCTCCCAGAAGCTGGAGGAGGGCTTGTCCCAGAGTCCCCATGTCTGCCAGCAAGGGGGCACATACACACACCGTGCTCCGGAGCTCCTCAAGGGAGAGAGGGTCACTGCCAAAGCAGACATCTACTCATTTGCCATCACACTCTGGCAAATTGTCATGCGAGAGCAGCCCTACCTGGGTGAGCGGCAGTATGTGCTCTATGCTGTGGTAGCCTATAACTTACGGCCTtcactggctgctgctgttttccacGAGTCACCAGTGGGCCAGAGACTTCAGAGCATTATTAGCTGCTGCTGGAAGGCTAATGTAGAGGAGCGCCTGAGTGCAgcccagctgcttcccagcctcaGGGCCCTCCAGGGGAGCCTCTAG